One Aegilops tauschii subsp. strangulata cultivar AL8/78 chromosome 7, Aet v6.0, whole genome shotgun sequence genomic window carries:
- the LOC109786855 gene encoding proteasome subunit beta type-6 → MDAASSLMGGPSSADAPTDGEHRMGTTIVGVCYAGGVVLAADSRTSTGMYVANRASDKISQLTDNVYVCRSGSAADTQVISDYVRYFLHQHTIQLGQPATVKVASNLVRLLAYQNKSMLQAGMIVGGWDKYEGGQIYSVPLGGTILRQPFAIGGSGSSYLYGLMDHEWKEGMTQEEAEKFVVKVVSLAIARDGASGGVVRTVTINEEGVKRSFHPGDKLPLWHEEMEPQNSLLDILAAGSSDAMVQ, encoded by the exons ATGGACGCCGCCTCCTCGCTCATGGGCGGCCCCTCCTCCGCCGACGCGCCCACCGACGGCGAGCACCGCATGGGCACCACCATCGTCGGGGTCTGCTACGCCGGCGGCGTCGTCCTCGCCGCCGACTCCAGGACCAGCACCG GAATGTATGTGGCAAACCGTGCTTCGGACAAGATTAGTCAGCTCACTGATAATGTCTATGTCTGCCGTTCTGGATCT GCTGCTGATACACAAGTTATTTCAGATTATGTGCGCTATTTTCTCCACCAACACAC AATTCAGCTTGGGCAACCAGCTACCGTGAAAGTCGCATCCAACTTGGTTAGGTTGCTGGCCTATCAGAACAAG AGCATGTTACAAGCTGGAATGATAGTTGGTGGATGGGATAAGTATGAGGGAGGCCAAATTTACTCAGTCCCTCTTGGTGGAACGATTCTGAGGCAACCATTCGCAATTGGAG GATCTGGTTCCAGCTATCTGTATGGATTGATGGATCATGAATGGAAAGAGGGGATGACCCAGGAAGAAGCTGAG AAGTTTGTGGTGAAGGTGGTTTCCCTTGCTATTGCACGTGATGGTGCTAGTGGAGGGGTTGTTCGCACCGTTACT ATAAATGAGGAGGGCGTGAAGAGGAGCTTCCATCCTGGCGACAAGCTGCCACTGTGGCATGAGGAGATGGAGCCCCAGAACTCGCTCCTCGACATTCTCGCGGCCGGGAGCTCTGATGCCATGGTCCAGTGA